The Mesorhizobium sp. M1D.F.Ca.ET.043.01.1.1 genome contains a region encoding:
- the tssK gene encoding type VI secretion system baseplate subunit TssK, with product MSDANRVLWSEGLFLRTQHFQQQDRFFEAMVRGALQAGQLHTFGFQQLTLDQSLLDVGQVSIVSARGIFPDGTPFAIPETMDAPKPLPVTADTGAGPVLVALPLEPPGGVGFDPAHAASTGARYHGKIVPVRDAVQGGADPEEIEIARPQAVLLAPGKSVGGYTALPIADIKGIRADGGVSLDETFLPPTLITGAVAWYRQLLQEVVTGLDQIAEAHGKMVMGGPGRSVEDLLTLHLANAARPRLAHMLAQDVFHPAELYLELAGLAGEMATYGSSSRRLGELPAYDHMAPGPAYMALADALRSLILSLRYIEPKSRALPVMRHATNVWKVRIDNPKLLVASRIVIRVGSELSEDALRKIFVNQATVGSADQFEGLWKSRLPGIPLKPLHSQPREIPYDGDRLCLELDQKSEHWASLLDAPGFVIGVSGVLPSEPQVDCYSVNR from the coding sequence ATGAGCGACGCAAACAGGGTGCTGTGGTCCGAGGGTCTCTTCTTGAGGACCCAGCACTTTCAGCAGCAGGACCGTTTCTTCGAGGCGATGGTGCGCGGCGCGTTGCAGGCGGGCCAGCTCCACACGTTCGGTTTCCAGCAGCTGACGCTCGACCAATCGCTGCTCGATGTCGGCCAGGTCTCAATCGTGTCGGCGCGGGGCATCTTCCCGGACGGCACGCCCTTTGCCATTCCGGAGACCATGGATGCGCCGAAGCCGTTGCCGGTCACGGCCGACACAGGCGCCGGCCCGGTGCTGGTCGCCCTGCCGCTCGAGCCGCCCGGCGGCGTCGGTTTCGACCCGGCGCATGCCGCCTCGACCGGCGCGCGCTATCACGGCAAGATCGTCCCGGTGCGCGATGCCGTGCAGGGCGGCGCCGATCCGGAAGAGATCGAGATCGCCCGGCCGCAGGCGGTGCTGCTTGCGCCCGGCAAATCGGTCGGCGGCTACACGGCGCTGCCGATCGCCGACATCAAGGGCATTCGCGCCGACGGCGGCGTCTCGCTCGACGAGACCTTCCTGCCGCCGACGCTGATCACCGGCGCCGTCGCCTGGTACCGGCAATTGCTGCAGGAGGTCGTCACCGGTCTCGACCAGATCGCCGAGGCGCACGGCAAGATGGTGATGGGCGGCCCTGGCCGCAGCGTCGAGGACCTGTTGACGCTTCATCTCGCCAACGCGGCGCGGCCGCGGCTTGCGCATATGCTGGCGCAGGACGTCTTCCATCCGGCCGAGCTTTATCTCGAGCTTGCCGGTCTTGCCGGCGAAATGGCGACCTATGGCTCCAGCTCGCGCCGGCTCGGCGAGCTGCCGGCCTATGACCACATGGCGCCCGGCCCGGCCTATATGGCGCTTGCCGACGCCTTGCGCTCGCTGATCCTCAGCCTGCGCTACATCGAGCCGAAATCGCGCGCGCTGCCGGTCATGCGGCACGCGACCAATGTCTGGAAGGTGCGCATCGACAATCCGAAGCTTCTGGTCGCCAGCCGCATCGTCATCCGCGTCGGCTCCGAGCTGTCGGAAGACGCGCTGCGCAAGATCTTCGTCAACCAGGCGACGGTCGGCTCGGCGGACCAGTTCGAAGGCCTGTGGAAATCGCGCCTGCCCGGCATCCCCCTGAAGCCGCTCCATTCGCAACCGCGCGAGATTCCCTACGACGGCGACCGGCTGTGCCTGGAGCTGGACCAGAAGAGCGAGCATTGGGCCTCGCTGCTCGACGCCCCCGGTTTCGTCATCGGCGTTTCCGGTGTGCTACCGAGCGAGCCGCAGGTCGACTGCTATTCGGTGAACAGGTGA
- a CDS encoding DUF2169 domain-containing protein: MWILSNDTPFAAQESWTRDEHGHEVWLVAIKASFEIDPNGKQRLLKEQSPVNLAPVYGADPNELLDETDLNLEKRHTDILVEGHVYAPGGRPNVESAARIKVGDLDKTLNVVGDRVFMPGPVSVRMSRAEPFTKIPISWRRTYGGTDADASKPDWDQRNPVGTGFAVDPHRLIGRTGPNFEYPDAPYRDHRSGKPAGFGPVARHWLPRMKYAGTYGEEWEKTRDPLLPLDFSRRYFQCAPEDQQTKTPLIGYEAVRLGNFTEDGFWQFLLPRITFDMNTEFYNRPDRKNGEAVIHTLRIKPDLRQFSITWMSALPVPFDEERLKQTTLSIRERTGISPTVAATGVWLADEDE; the protein is encoded by the coding sequence ATGTGGATTCTGTCCAACGACACGCCGTTCGCCGCCCAGGAAAGCTGGACGCGTGACGAGCACGGGCATGAGGTCTGGCTAGTCGCGATCAAGGCATCCTTCGAGATCGATCCCAATGGGAAACAGCGGCTTTTGAAGGAGCAGTCGCCGGTGAACCTCGCGCCCGTATATGGCGCGGATCCAAACGAGCTTCTCGACGAGACAGATCTCAATCTTGAGAAAAGGCATACCGACATTCTGGTCGAAGGACATGTCTATGCGCCTGGTGGCCGCCCGAATGTCGAGAGCGCCGCGCGCATAAAGGTCGGCGATCTGGACAAGACCCTCAACGTGGTGGGTGATCGCGTGTTCATGCCTGGGCCTGTGTCGGTGCGGATGAGCCGGGCAGAGCCATTCACCAAAATACCGATCAGTTGGCGCCGAACGTATGGTGGCACGGATGCAGACGCATCCAAGCCGGACTGGGACCAGCGTAATCCTGTCGGCACCGGATTTGCCGTCGATCCGCACCGGTTGATTGGCAGGACCGGGCCCAATTTCGAGTATCCTGATGCTCCCTATCGCGATCACAGAAGCGGCAAGCCCGCCGGCTTCGGCCCGGTAGCACGGCATTGGCTGCCGCGCATGAAATATGCAGGCACATACGGCGAGGAGTGGGAGAAAACCCGCGATCCCCTTCTGCCTCTCGATTTCAGCCGTAGATACTTCCAATGTGCCCCGGAGGATCAGCAAACCAAAACTCCGCTGATTGGTTACGAGGCCGTCCGACTGGGCAACTTCACGGAGGACGGTTTCTGGCAATTCCTGCTGCCGCGCATCACCTTTGACATGAACACGGAGTTCTACAACCGCCCGGATCGCAAGAACGGCGAAGCCGTCATTCACACGCTTCGCATCAAGCCCGATCTCAGGCAGTTCTCGATCACATGGATGTCGGCACTGCCGGTGCCGTTCGACGAGGAGCGCCTGAAGCAGACGACACTCAGCATTCGCGAGCGCACCGGGATTTCTCCAACTGTTGCAGCGACTGGCGTGTGGCTGGCAGACGAAGACGAATGA
- the tssL gene encoding type VI secretion system protein TssL, long form encodes MSRDDPFGLSEDRERTRIRLTGAAPRPMAPLAPGAPVKRARAHPNTLINTFAPLLEFAPELESALAPENPEAMRTRLLDELVRARDAAVGAGSSLERADQAAWAVAALLDDLALNTPWGGASAWPRQPLVVMLRGDVDAGTQFFSRLDELERHPNRDREMLELQYYCLALGFRGKYRVPGRAGDRSLNAVRVAAARFLRNADAEDAPLSPNWKGVIASDEPQRFIVPIWVMALAAVVIAAAAYAGLSMGLSSQAVELSALVRTLPPPARGDVTRAAPKPDAPEPEPPQPVDFALLPEFKAEAPDNLKGALSGTESVSLAKLVVQSSNPELFQSSRATLTPGYEPLVESIAKVILANQELIGNITVVGHTDNVRLQKSNPLSSNQRLSEARAETIADLLVKAGVPQERIHSEGRAETDPAADNSTREGRALNRRVEVLVEKRL; translated from the coding sequence ATGAGCCGGGATGATCCTTTCGGACTGTCGGAGGATCGCGAACGCACGCGCATCAGGCTGACGGGCGCCGCGCCCCGGCCGATGGCGCCGCTGGCGCCGGGCGCACCGGTGAAGCGGGCGCGCGCCCATCCCAACACGCTGATCAACACCTTCGCGCCGCTGCTCGAATTCGCGCCGGAGCTCGAAAGCGCGCTTGCGCCAGAGAATCCGGAAGCGATGCGCACGCGCCTGCTCGACGAGCTGGTGCGGGCGCGCGACGCCGCTGTTGGCGCTGGCTCCTCGCTGGAGCGCGCCGACCAGGCGGCCTGGGCGGTGGCGGCCTTGCTCGACGACCTCGCGCTCAACACGCCCTGGGGCGGCGCCAGCGCCTGGCCGCGCCAGCCGCTGGTGGTCATGCTGCGCGGCGACGTCGATGCCGGCACGCAGTTCTTCTCGCGTCTCGACGAGCTGGAGCGGCACCCGAACCGCGACCGCGAAATGCTCGAGCTGCAATATTACTGCCTGGCGCTCGGCTTCCGCGGCAAGTATCGCGTGCCCGGCCGCGCCGGCGACCGCTCGCTCAATGCGGTTCGGGTGGCTGCGGCCCGCTTCCTGCGCAATGCCGACGCCGAAGACGCGCCGCTGTCGCCGAACTGGAAAGGCGTGATCGCCTCCGACGAGCCGCAGCGCTTCATCGTGCCGATCTGGGTGATGGCGCTGGCGGCCGTGGTGATCGCCGCCGCCGCTTATGCCGGTCTGTCGATGGGGTTGAGCAGCCAGGCGGTCGAGCTCTCCGCGCTGGTCCGCACCCTGCCGCCGCCCGCGCGCGGCGACGTTACGCGCGCCGCACCCAAACCGGATGCTCCCGAACCCGAACCGCCGCAGCCGGTCGATTTCGCGCTGCTGCCGGAATTCAAGGCGGAGGCGCCGGACAACCTCAAGGGCGCGCTGAGCGGCACCGAGAGCGTGTCGCTGGCCAAGCTCGTCGTCCAGTCTTCCAACCCCGAACTGTTCCAGTCGTCGCGCGCGACGCTTACCCCGGGCTACGAGCCGCTGGTCGAGTCGATCGCCAAGGTGATCCTCGCCAATCAGGAGCTGATCGGAAACATCACCGTCGTCGGCCATACCGACAATGTGCGCCTGCAAAAATCCAATCCGCTGTCGAGCAACCAGCGGCTTTCGGAAGCGCGCGCCGAAACCATAGCCGACCTTCTGGTGAAAGCCGGCGTGCCGCAGGAGCGCATCCATTCCGAAGGCCGCGCCGAGACCGATCCGGCGGCCGACAACTCCACGCGCGAGGGCCGCGCGCTCAACCGCCGCGTCGAGGTCCTGGTCGAGAAGAGGCTCTGA
- the tssM gene encoding type VI secretion system membrane subunit TssM yields MFILRFLWAVLTSRFLWTLIGIALLSLLIWVFGPIVQVGPYAPFDSDNVRIAIIAGLIILWLIWLIIAQRRAIRANRMFVAEIAAPVQEKQLTPGEESVAAVGAKFGEVMAELKRRKLGGRKFLREMPWYVIVGPPATGKTTALRQSGLNFPIDLTDDLQGVGGTRNCDWFFSENAVLIDTAGRYVQQESQPDVDATEWLGFLDLLKKHRGRRALNGVIVALSIDALSEGDEAIKAHGRKIRRRLAELNDRLEIRLPVYLMLTKADLIKGFEAFFGGLSTTAREQVWGTTFPLDARVDAKTIEKEIATLAAELERRLVPRLEDEDKLGSRAEIFRFPAQLASLSEPIQVLIEAMFGESRYEEAAWLRGLYLTSATQEGAPIDRLTAALSSSFGLPPRRAMLAPRVEKRSFFLRNLLTEVIFKEAGLGTFDPLAQRRRAWIWRGAAAACTLAALLAGGLFTWSYLDNRNAITEQAGQFEALQAPLTDVAAMPAAVEQPTMDGALAAMDAVATARTPPPDAVHNLLGPTASAELVRAQTDTYDHALRNVLEPHMVALLEATMWRQIRDPDFMLGALKTYRMMTGLSQMDTDFAQNWWVNSLPEFAPAPPFPTADAEEHQLAAIRRMAVDDSYIAPDKELVAEALKTVCTISLPERAYKQLLADPEVAAVKEWVPANFAGPNGAKVFARRSDKTLRVGVSGAFTYAGFHDAVLDRVEDVAAQAALDRAVFAGGCSENSETSVSALSEDILKLYYDDYIAQWDSFLRDMRLAPLSDLNVASENLKDLSSADSALKRLLKAVVQETDLTRSDEAPADDKGGAAKTGSKLLSKLGKLGKVVKTGAKLLPRAGSADQVDMTGSLVAEHFKPLKGTIAEVDGQPPALDAAVVALTALSNVLQTVTANPDPQDAIKKQGGLAELTGAVARQAQILPSPINDWLGGIAGDTSGLSQKAVTNELNAIWRADILPFCQAALNNRYPFSPESAVDVNVRDFQRLFGPAGLIDAFINDHLINYVDTASQPWKWRADFGLDAAALAAFEQARHIRDDLFPGGTGPVMNFTLEPKDLSPNVARVTLNLDGQNLVYYNNATRPQPMTWPGKDGTGVISLAFQPVDGSPEVMLNETGSWAWLRMLRGGKFNGTKLSDVYSLRLGTKGMYADFELKAASVENPYTLEMFKKFTCPPQI; encoded by the coding sequence ATGTTCATCCTGCGCTTCCTCTGGGCGGTTCTCACCTCGCGCTTCCTGTGGACGCTGATCGGCATCGCGCTGCTTTCGCTGCTGATCTGGGTGTTTGGCCCGATCGTCCAGGTCGGGCCCTATGCGCCGTTCGATTCCGACAATGTGCGCATCGCCATCATCGCCGGGCTGATCATCCTGTGGCTGATCTGGCTGATCATTGCGCAGCGCCGCGCGATCCGCGCCAACCGCATGTTCGTGGCCGAGATCGCCGCGCCTGTCCAGGAAAAGCAGCTCACGCCCGGCGAGGAAAGCGTCGCGGCGGTCGGCGCCAAGTTCGGCGAGGTGATGGCCGAGCTCAAGCGGCGCAAGCTCGGCGGCAGAAAATTCCTGCGCGAGATGCCGTGGTATGTGATCGTCGGCCCGCCGGCCACCGGCAAGACGACGGCGCTGCGGCAATCCGGTCTCAACTTCCCGATCGACCTCACCGACGACCTGCAGGGGGTCGGGGGCACGCGCAACTGCGACTGGTTCTTTTCGGAGAACGCGGTGCTGATCGACACCGCCGGCCGCTACGTCCAGCAGGAGAGCCAGCCGGATGTCGATGCAACGGAATGGCTTGGCTTCCTCGATCTTTTGAAGAAGCACCGGGGCCGGCGAGCACTCAACGGCGTGATCGTTGCGCTGTCGATCGACGCGCTGTCGGAGGGCGACGAGGCGATCAAGGCGCACGGCCGAAAAATCCGCCGCCGGCTGGCCGAGCTGAACGACCGCCTCGAAATCCGCCTTCCCGTCTACCTGATGCTGACCAAGGCCGACCTGATCAAGGGGTTCGAAGCCTTCTTCGGCGGCCTGTCGACCACAGCGCGCGAGCAGGTGTGGGGAACGACCTTTCCGCTCGACGCCCGCGTCGATGCCAAGACCATCGAGAAGGAAATCGCCACGCTCGCCGCTGAACTGGAACGGCGGCTGGTGCCGCGGCTGGAGGACGAGGACAAGCTTGGTTCGCGCGCGGAAATCTTCCGCTTCCCGGCCCAACTCGCCAGCCTTTCCGAGCCGATCCAGGTGCTGATCGAGGCGATGTTCGGCGAGAGCCGCTATGAAGAGGCGGCCTGGCTGCGCGGCCTCTATCTGACGTCGGCGACGCAGGAAGGCGCGCCCATCGACCGGCTGACGGCGGCGCTGTCTTCCTCCTTCGGACTGCCGCCGCGCCGCGCGATGCTGGCGCCGCGCGTCGAGAAGCGCAGCTTCTTCCTCAGGAATCTCCTGACCGAGGTCATCTTCAAGGAAGCGGGCCTCGGCACGTTCGACCCGCTGGCGCAGCGCCGCCGCGCCTGGATCTGGCGCGGCGCGGCCGCAGCTTGCACTCTGGCCGCCCTGCTCGCCGGTGGGCTGTTCACCTGGTCCTATCTCGACAACCGCAATGCGATCACCGAGCAGGCCGGCCAGTTCGAGGCGCTGCAGGCGCCGCTGACCGATGTTGCCGCCATGCCGGCCGCGGTCGAGCAACCGACCATGGATGGCGCGCTGGCGGCGATGGACGCGGTGGCGACGGCGCGCACGCCGCCGCCGGATGCCGTCCACAATTTGCTCGGCCCGACGGCCTCGGCGGAACTCGTGCGGGCGCAGACCGACACCTACGACCACGCGCTGCGCAACGTGCTCGAGCCGCATATGGTGGCGCTGCTCGAAGCGACGATGTGGCGGCAGATCCGCGATCCGGATTTCATGCTCGGTGCGCTGAAGACCTATCGCATGATGACCGGCCTGTCGCAGATGGACACCGACTTCGCGCAGAACTGGTGGGTGAACAGCCTGCCGGAATTCGCCCCCGCCCCGCCCTTCCCGACCGCCGATGCCGAAGAGCACCAGCTTGCCGCGATCCGCCGCATGGCGGTCGACGACAGCTACATCGCCCCGGACAAGGAGCTGGTCGCAGAGGCGCTGAAGACAGTGTGCACGATCTCGCTACCGGAGCGCGCCTACAAGCAGTTGCTCGCCGACCCGGAAGTCGCGGCAGTCAAGGAATGGGTGCCCGCCAATTTCGCCGGCCCGAACGGCGCCAAGGTGTTCGCGCGCCGCTCCGACAAGACGCTGCGCGTCGGCGTTTCCGGCGCCTTCACCTATGCCGGTTTCCATGACGCGGTTCTCGACCGGGTCGAGGATGTGGCGGCGCAGGCTGCGCTCGACCGGGCGGTGTTCGCCGGCGGCTGCTCGGAGAACTCGGAGACCTCGGTGTCGGCGCTGTCCGAAGACATTCTGAAGCTCTACTACGACGACTACATCGCGCAGTGGGACAGCTTCCTGCGCGACATGCGGCTGGCGCCGCTGAGCGACCTCAATGTCGCCAGCGAAAACCTCAAGGACCTTTCGAGCGCCGATTCCGCGCTGAAGCGGTTGCTGAAGGCGGTGGTGCAGGAGACGGACCTGACCCGGTCCGACGAGGCGCCGGCCGACGACAAGGGCGGCGCCGCGAAGACCGGCTCGAAGCTGCTCTCCAAGCTCGGCAAATTGGGCAAGGTGGTGAAGACCGGGGCAAAGCTCCTGCCGCGCGCGGGCTCGGCCGATCAGGTCGACATGACCGGCAGCCTGGTGGCCGAGCATTTCAAGCCGCTGAAGGGCACGATCGCCGAGGTCGACGGCCAGCCGCCGGCGCTCGACGCCGCCGTGGTGGCGCTGACGGCGCTGTCCAACGTCTTGCAGACGGTGACGGCCAATCCCGACCCGCAGGACGCCATCAAGAAGCAGGGCGGCCTCGCCGAGCTGACGGGCGCGGTGGCCCGCCAGGCGCAGATCCTGCCCTCGCCGATCAACGACTGGCTTGGCGGCATCGCCGGCGACACCAGCGGCCTGTCGCAGAAGGCCGTCACCAACGAGCTCAACGCCATCTGGCGCGCCGACATCCTGCCCTTCTGCCAGGCGGCGCTCAACAACCGCTATCCGTTCAGCCCAGAGAGCGCGGTGGACGTCAACGTGCGCGACTTCCAGCGCCTGTTCGGGCCCGCCGGGCTGATCGACGCCTTCATCAACGACCATCTGATCAACTATGTCGACACTGCCAGCCAGCCGTGGAAATGGCGCGCCGACTTCGGCCTCGATGCCGCAGCGCTGGCGGCGTTCGAGCAGGCAAGGCACATCCGCGACGACCTCTTTCCCGGCGGCACCGGCCCGGTGATGAACTTCACGCTGGAGCCCAAGGACCTGTCGCCCAACGTGGCGCGCGTGACGCTCAACCTCGATGGCCAGAATCTCGTCTACTACAACAACGCGACCCGGCCGCAGCCGATGACATGGCCGGGCAAGGACGGGACAGGCGTCATCTCGCTCGCCTTCCAGCCGGTCGACGGCTCGCCCGAGGTGATGCTCAACGAAACCGGCAGCTGGGCGTGGCTGAGGATGCTGCGCGGCGGCAAGTTCAACGGAACCAAGCTTTCCGACGTCTACAGCCTGCGGCTCGGCACGAAAGGCATGTATGCCGACTTCGAGCTCAAGGCAGCCAGCGTCGAGAACCCCTACACGCTCGAGATGTTCAAGAAGTTCACATGTCCACCGCAGATCTGA
- the tagF gene encoding type VI secretion system-associated protein TagF produces the protein MPGFYGKMPAAGDFVTRRLAGDFVRVWDRWLAQHIVPLFGLEAWPTDTALRFVAGPASFGASAGIVVQSADRVGRQFPLSIVARLAEAPLKLAYADVWFEGIENAAFGAQRGELTPDELDAALTALPLPAAKQDSDIIDDLVMWTARTDIFDVDPQAPQKTVEQIFVASWETS, from the coding sequence GTGCCCGGCTTCTACGGAAAGATGCCCGCCGCCGGCGATTTCGTGACGCGGCGTCTGGCAGGAGATTTCGTGCGCGTCTGGGACCGCTGGCTGGCGCAGCATATCGTGCCGCTGTTCGGGCTCGAAGCCTGGCCAACGGATACCGCCTTGCGCTTCGTGGCCGGCCCGGCCTCCTTCGGCGCCTCTGCGGGTATCGTCGTGCAGAGCGCCGACCGGGTGGGGCGGCAGTTCCCGCTGAGCATCGTGGCGCGGCTTGCCGAAGCGCCCCTGAAGCTTGCTTATGCCGATGTCTGGTTCGAAGGCATCGAAAACGCCGCCTTCGGCGCGCAGCGGGGTGAGCTGACCCCCGACGAACTGGATGCCGCCCTGACGGCCCTGCCCTTGCCGGCCGCCAAACAGGACAGCGACATCATCGACGACCTCGTCATGTGGACCGCGCGCACGGATATTTTCGACGTCGATCCGCAGGCGCCGCAAAAAACGGTCGAGCAAATCTTCGTGGCAAGCTGGGAGACCAGCTGA
- a CDS encoding beta-ketoacyl synthase N-terminal-like domain-containing protein, translating into MMAKGNTIVVVGVGARTPLGFDAASSAAAVRAGISAIQDHPYMIDRFGERMKVTRDTGIAVTVTGPARAVEIAVSPAFDALRPLLAVRQAASVSLILSTGEARPGQPEGFAAQVNAKLRSQLAQHAILEGGGSTARGHAGGLLAIYHACKTLRDDKVEFCLAGGVDTYLEPETLEWLDENEQLHSEGNIYGFCPGEAAGFCLLTTLTTAQRYGLRPLLEVVGASTANEENRIKTETVVLGEGLGAAFRFLFENAPIDPVGRIICDMNGERYRGNEYGFAVIRNPGRFENAADFETPADCWGDVGAASGPLFVSLVTEAEARNYQNASLSLIWAGSENGSRAAVLLGGPRRA; encoded by the coding sequence ATGATGGCCAAAGGAAACACGATTGTCGTTGTCGGCGTGGGAGCGCGTACCCCGCTTGGCTTTGACGCAGCCTCAAGTGCCGCCGCGGTCCGTGCCGGTATCTCTGCCATACAGGACCATCCCTATATGATCGACCGGTTTGGCGAGCGAATGAAGGTGACGCGTGATACCGGTATCGCGGTGACCGTTACTGGCCCTGCCCGCGCGGTGGAAATCGCGGTCTCACCTGCCTTCGACGCGTTGCGGCCCTTGCTAGCTGTGCGGCAGGCAGCATCGGTTTCGCTGATCCTCTCGACCGGTGAGGCTCGGCCAGGACAGCCGGAGGGTTTCGCTGCGCAGGTTAACGCCAAGTTACGCAGTCAATTGGCGCAGCACGCTATCCTCGAAGGTGGTGGGTCGACCGCGCGCGGCCACGCGGGAGGACTTCTGGCAATTTACCACGCCTGCAAAACACTGCGAGATGACAAAGTCGAGTTTTGTTTGGCAGGCGGGGTCGATACCTATCTGGAGCCGGAAACGTTGGAGTGGCTTGACGAAAACGAGCAGCTCCATTCCGAGGGCAATATCTACGGCTTCTGCCCCGGGGAGGCGGCAGGATTCTGTTTGCTGACGACGTTGACCACAGCACAGAGGTATGGGCTGCGGCCTCTCCTTGAGGTCGTCGGGGCCTCTACAGCAAACGAAGAAAACAGGATCAAGACCGAGACAGTCGTGCTCGGCGAAGGACTAGGCGCGGCTTTCCGCTTTCTATTCGAAAATGCACCTATCGATCCGGTTGGTCGAATCATTTGCGACATGAACGGCGAACGCTATCGCGGCAATGAATACGGCTTCGCTGTGATCCGCAATCCGGGTCGCTTCGAGAATGCGGCGGACTTCGAAACGCCAGCCGATTGTTGGGGCGATGTCGGCGCAGCATCCGGCCCTTTGTTTGTCAGTCTGGTTACCGAGGCGGAAGCGCGCAACTATCAGAACGCGTCTCTTTCCCTGATCTGGGCAGGGTCGGAAAATGGCTCCCGTGCGGCTGTGTTGCTGGGCGGACCGAGGAGAGCCTGA
- the tagH gene encoding type VI secretion system-associated FHA domain protein TagH, giving the protein MSLLLTLEQGPRSQVVRQTRLDEGELVIGRSADAGWQIDDPDMFVSRAHCKINGGRDGYFVTDTSSSGLFIDDSDSPLGAGRSTRLQSGMRLRLGDYVLYVEVQPSASQTSVGQAANHSAPAWSQPQPRSSPSIGGDDFFSARVEEEPRRPRPADLPDPFEQPVPGAYDRASNQRSSPAFDDPFSLDPVATPQSNDDAAIGRSDPFGFGDMPSRGDTAEPAPKAAGFDDDFSFGPAAVPASAKSAQPAGHGEQAAAEKPQAAHPWDVPARAAEPPPPRPTSASKPSRAAQPAPDDMALRTAFLRGMGVEEADFPGRDPIAEMEKFGREYRLMLDGLMQLLRKRAEEKGSARVAQTMVGASEVNPLKFLPTVEDVIVTIISERSPGFLSGDAAISDAVKDLAQHHVRAWRGVQAALRRMIDRFDPAAIEEELKSNSALGNLLSGGRNAKLWELYQKRHRDIAQSAESSFLGEIGADFRDAYEEE; this is encoded by the coding sequence ATGAGCCTGCTGCTGACGCTCGAACAAGGTCCGCGCTCCCAGGTGGTCAGGCAGACCCGGCTGGACGAGGGCGAGCTGGTGATCGGGCGCAGCGCCGATGCCGGCTGGCAGATCGACGATCCGGATATGTTCGTGTCGCGCGCGCATTGCAAGATCAACGGCGGCCGCGACGGCTACTTCGTCACCGACACCTCGAGCAGCGGGCTGTTCATCGACGATTCCGACAGCCCACTCGGCGCCGGCAGGTCGACACGGCTGCAAAGCGGCATGCGGCTGAGGTTGGGCGACTACGTTCTCTATGTCGAGGTCCAGCCAAGCGCGAGCCAGACATCGGTTGGCCAGGCGGCCAACCATTCCGCCCCTGCATGGTCGCAGCCGCAGCCGCGGTCTTCGCCCAGCATCGGGGGCGACGACTTCTTTTCGGCCAGGGTCGAGGAAGAGCCGCGGCGGCCACGGCCGGCCGATCTGCCGGACCCGTTCGAGCAGCCCGTGCCCGGCGCCTATGACCGCGCCTCCAACCAGCGCAGCTCGCCAGCCTTCGACGACCCATTCAGCCTCGACCCGGTCGCGACGCCTCAATCGAACGACGATGCCGCAATCGGCCGCTCGGATCCGTTCGGCTTCGGCGACATGCCGTCGCGCGGCGATACGGCGGAGCCGGCGCCGAAAGCCGCCGGCTTCGATGACGATTTCAGCTTTGGACCGGCTGCGGTGCCTGCCTCTGCCAAAAGCGCCCAACCGGCCGGTCATGGCGAACAGGCGGCGGCCGAAAAGCCGCAGGCCGCTCATCCGTGGGATGTGCCGGCACGCGCGGCCGAGCCCCCTCCTCCGCGCCCCACTTCCGCGTCCAAGCCGTCGCGCGCCGCTCAACCCGCGCCGGACGACATGGCGCTGCGCACCGCCTTCCTGCGCGGCATGGGTGTCGAGGAGGCCGATTTTCCCGGGCGCGATCCGATCGCGGAAATGGAGAAATTCGGGCGCGAATACAGGCTGATGCTGGACGGCCTGATGCAGCTCCTGCGAAAGCGCGCCGAGGAAAAGGGCAGCGCGCGCGTCGCCCAGACGATGGTCGGCGCATCGGAGGTCAACCCGCTCAAATTCCTGCCGACGGTCGAGGACGTCATCGTCACCATCATCTCTGAACGCAGCCCGGGGTTTCTCTCGGGCGACGCTGCGATCTCCGATGCGGTGAAGGATCTCGCGCAGCACCACGTGCGCGCCTGGCGCGGCGTTCAGGCGGCGCTGCGGCGCATGATCGACCGCTTCGATCCGGCGGCGATCGAGGAAGAGCTCAAATCCAATTCCGCGCTCGGCAACCTGCTTTCGGGCGGGCGCAACGCCAAGCTGTGGGAGCTTTACCAGAAACGCCATCGCGACATCGCCCAAAGCGCGGAATCGAGCTTCCTGGGCGAGATCGGCGCGGACTTCAGGGATGCTTACGAAGAGGAGTAG
- the tssJ gene encoding type VI secretion system lipoprotein TssJ, translated as MIDRREFIVALGATGLLAACQSGPPKPSVISVNVTGGAGMNPGPGGGDRPVTVLVMRLASTGKFNSADYFALQGDAGSALGADLIGSDAISVAPGKTAAKTITVEPNATALGFVALIREPGGRNWRTTKSVSPGSKFTINVSLGSGGISA; from the coding sequence ATGATCGATCGACGCGAATTCATCGTTGCCCTCGGCGCGACGGGGCTGCTTGCGGCTTGTCAGAGCGGCCCGCCGAAACCATCGGTCATCTCGGTCAACGTGACCGGTGGCGCCGGCATGAATCCTGGACCGGGCGGCGGTGACAGGCCGGTGACCGTGCTGGTGATGCGGCTTGCCAGCACGGGCAAGTTCAATTCGGCCGACTATTTCGCGCTGCAGGGCGATGCGGGCTCGGCGCTCGGCGCCGACCTCATCGGATCCGACGCGATCTCCGTCGCGCCAGGCAAGACGGCGGCCAAGACTATCACGGTCGAGCCTAACGCGACGGCGCTCGGCTTCGTCGCCCTGATCCGCGAACCTGGCGGCAGGAACTGGCGCACGACCAAGTCTGTGTCGCCGGGATCGAAATTCACCATCAACGTCAGCCTCGGCAGCGGCGGTATTTCCGCCTGA